A region from the Candidatus Electrothrix scaldis genome encodes:
- a CDS encoding MFS transporter, with the protein MQSSQESQDSRSLLRDRNLHIIFSVTLMAVMGVASLTPAFPKIIQELHILPKDIGLLITAFTVPGVFLTPSLGMLADRFGRKMVLAPSLFLFAIAGGACALTRDFHLLLILRFIQGAGAAALPAINTALIGDLYIGQERDTAMGYNTSVLSLGVASYPALGGLLAAAGWQYPFFLPLLALPVGFLVLFSLKNPEPKNTRSFKGYLNGIWQAVQQREVAVLFLASLVTFIILYGSYLTYFPLLLHQTFQAKAPLIGLIMSGMACTMAFTSSQMGKLAKRYTKKQLLIAAYTLYAVALALISFVPSIPVLLFPVVLFGIAQGLNIPTVQTMLTGLAPLEYRASFMAVNGMVLRLGQTLGPICMGIFFVLWGTDGAFLAGVGCALFMLIIFALLLKSPGR; encoded by the coding sequence ATGCAATCAAGCCAAGAGTCGCAGGATAGCCGTTCTCTCCTACGCGACCGTAATCTGCACATTATTTTCTCCGTCACCCTGATGGCCGTCATGGGTGTGGCCAGTCTTACACCAGCCTTTCCCAAGATCATCCAGGAGCTGCATATCTTACCTAAAGATATCGGATTACTCATCACCGCGTTTACAGTACCAGGCGTTTTTCTTACCCCTAGCCTCGGCATGTTGGCGGATCGCTTCGGGAGAAAAATGGTCCTGGCGCCATCCCTCTTTCTCTTTGCCATAGCTGGCGGAGCCTGCGCCTTGACTCGGGATTTTCATCTCCTCCTTATTCTCCGTTTTATTCAGGGGGCCGGGGCAGCCGCCTTACCTGCCATCAATACCGCCCTAATCGGCGATCTGTATATCGGTCAGGAGCGTGATACAGCAATGGGCTACAATACCAGCGTCTTGAGTTTGGGTGTGGCCAGCTATCCCGCCCTAGGTGGCCTGCTTGCGGCTGCTGGCTGGCAATACCCGTTTTTTCTGCCGCTGCTTGCCCTCCCTGTGGGATTCCTGGTTCTGTTTTCCCTCAAAAATCCTGAGCCAAAAAATACCCGCTCCTTCAAAGGCTATCTGAATGGTATCTGGCAGGCTGTCCAACAACGGGAGGTGGCTGTACTCTTTCTCGCCAGCCTTGTTACCTTTATCATCCTTTATGGGTCCTACCTTACCTATTTCCCCCTTCTACTGCACCAGACTTTCCAAGCCAAAGCGCCGCTTATCGGCCTGATTATGTCCGGCATGGCCTGCACGATGGCTTTTACCTCTTCGCAGATGGGCAAGTTGGCAAAACGCTACACAAAAAAACAACTCCTTATAGCGGCTTATACCCTCTATGCTGTGGCCCTGGCTCTGATTTCCTTTGTTCCCAGCATTCCGGTGCTGCTCTTTCCTGTGGTGCTCTTTGGTATAGCACAAGGCTTGAATATTCCCACTGTCCAGACCATGCTGACCGGTCTGGCACCGCTGGAATACCGAGCCTCTTTTATGGCGGTCAACGGGATGGTGTTACGCTTAGGGCAGACCCTGGGGCCGATTTGTATGGGGATTTTCTTTGTTCTCTGGGGGACAGACGGAGCCTTTCTAGCCGGGGTGGGATGTGCGTTGTTTATGCTGATAATTTTTGCGCTGCTGTTGAAAAGTCCGGGTAGATAA
- a CDS encoding histidine phosphatase family protein → MKIIHLIRHAKSSWKDGTLADIDRPLNKRGKKSCRVMVKQLVRSGCCFEHIFCSPAVRAQETIQGINKILNLELRWQTNKELYTFDSVVLLEWFRTLNDAVTEPLIIGHNPALTELCNTLRKNDTISNNDISNIPTCGYVQLCMDKDRPWRKLAEGSANLTVFLRPKKFMK, encoded by the coding sequence ATGAAAATAATCCATCTGATTCGACACGCAAAATCAAGTTGGAAAGACGGCACGCTGGCCGATATTGACAGGCCTCTGAACAAACGCGGCAAGAAGAGCTGCCGTGTTATGGTCAAACAGCTTGTGCGCTCTGGCTGCTGCTTTGAGCACATTTTTTGCAGTCCAGCGGTGCGGGCACAGGAGACCATACAAGGCATCAACAAGATTCTCAACCTGGAGCTACGCTGGCAGACGAACAAGGAACTGTATACCTTTGACAGCGTCGTCCTGCTGGAATGGTTCAGGACCCTGAATGATGCAGTGACCGAACCCCTGATTATCGGCCATAATCCAGCCCTAACAGAACTCTGTAACACACTCCGCAAAAACGATACCATCAGCAACAACGACATCAGCAACATCCCCACCTGCGGCTATGTCCAGCTCTGCATGGACAAAGATCGTCCCTGGCGAAAGCTGGCTGAAGGGAGCGCTAACCTAACGGTCTTTCTTCGCCCAAAGAAATTTATGAAATAA